A stretch of the Ictidomys tridecemlineatus isolate mIctTri1 chromosome 5, mIctTri1.hap1, whole genome shotgun sequence genome encodes the following:
- the LOC144377534 gene encoding olfactory receptor 4N5 — MERGNSTVVTEFILLGLTQSQDAELLVFVLVSLFYVVILPGNFLIILTIKSDPGLAAPLYFFLGNLAFLDASYSFIVAPRMLVDFFSEKKVISYRGCITQLFFLHFLGAGEMFLLVVMAFDRYIAICRPLHYATVMSPRICYALLLALWLGGFAHSIVQVALILHLPFCGPNQLDNFFCDVPQVIKLACTDTFVVELLMVSNSGLLTLLCFLGLLASYAVILCRVKGHSSEGKSKAVSTCTTHIIIVFLMFGPAIFIYTRPFRAFPADKVVSLFHTVIFPLLNPVIYTLRNQEVKASMIKLLSQYVVC, encoded by the coding sequence ATGGAGAGAGGGAACAGCACAGTGGTGACAGAATTTATCCTCCTTGGTTTGACCCAATCTCAAGATGCTGAGCTCCTGGTCTTTGTGCTAGTCTCACTTTTCTACGTTGTAATTCTCCCTGgaaattttcttatcattttgaCCATAAAATCAGATCCTGGACTGGCAGCCCCCCTCTACTTCTTCCTGGGCAACTTGGCCTTCCTGGATGCCTCCTACTCCTTCATTGTGGCTCCCAGGATGCTGGTGGACTTCTTCTCTGAGAAGAAGGTGATCTCCTACAGAGGCTGCATCACCCAGCTCTTCTTCTTGCACTTCCTTGGAGCAGGGGAGATGTTCCTCCTTGTTGTCATGGCCTTTGACCGCTACATTGCCATATGTCGGCCTCTACACTATGCAACAGTCATGAGCCCCAGGATCTGCTATGCATTGCTGTTGGCTCTGTGGCTTGGGGGTTTTGCTCACTCCATTGTGCAAGTGGCCCTTATCCTGCACTTGCCCTTCTGTGGCCCAAACCAGCTGGACAACTTCTTCTGTGATGTGCCACAGGTCATCAAGCTGGCCTGCACTGACACCTTTGTGGTGGAGCTCCTGATGGTCTCCAACAGTGGCCTGCTCACCCTGCTGTGCTTCCTGGGTCTTCTGGCCTCCTATGCTGTCATCCTCTGCAGAGTAAAGGGACACTCCTCAGAAGGGAAGAGCAAGGCTGTCTCCACTTGCACCACCCACATTATCATTGTGTTCCTCATGTTTGGACCTGCCATTTTTATCTACACCCGCCCCTTCAGGGCTTTCCCTGCTGACAAAGTGGTTTCTCTCTTCCATACAGTCATCTTTCCTTTGCTGAACCCTGTAATTTATACACTTCGCAACCAGGAAGTAAAAGCTTCCATGATAAAGTTGTTAAGTCAGTATGTGGTTTGCTGA